The sequence below is a genomic window from Bos taurus isolate L1 Dominette 01449 registration number 42190680 breed Hereford chromosome 7, ARS-UCD2.0, whole genome shotgun sequence.
gaagactcttgagagtcgcttgtactgcaaggagatccaaccagttcatcctaaaagagatcagtcctgggtgttcattggaaggactgatgttgaagctgaagctccaatattttggccacctgatgcgaaaaactgactcatttgaaaagaccctgatgctgggaaagattgagggcaggagaaggggacgacagaggatgagatggttggatggcatcatcaactcaatggacatgggcatgggtggactccgggagttggtgatggacagggaggcctggcatgtggcggttcatggggtcacaaagagtcggacacgactgagtgactgaactgaactgaactgaactgatttgcatGATTTTGACTTCtcaaaaagattccacatatacatgaCCTATGCAGTAagaaaggcaactcactccagtattcttgcatggaatattccatggacagaggagcatggtgggctacatacagtctgtggaatagcaaagactcagacacaactgagagactgagtatGCCTGCACACATGACATAACATATTTGTATCAAGGAATATATCTAATCACACGATAATGGAAATTCCCCAAATTGTTTAGATCCAATGTTGAGAATAAATTTGAGAGAGTGGGAAAACCTTAACATGGAAAAACTCTTGAAAATGAGAGAGATCACAAATCTTAATCAAGTGAGTGAAATTAAGTTATATGGAGGAGTTCAAAGAAATTTAACTTCTAGGAAATAAATACAAGAAGCATGTCCTACTTCTCCAATGTaatgaaagaatctgaaaaaagatcTGCAATTTCTGGCTCTGGGTTTTGAACCCTTCAATCAGGTGGCcttcttcagctaaagacaaatgGCCTATTTAGAGCTGCCTTTCTAAAGAATGCTTGCATAACCCTCTTTATGTCTTTGTTCCTCAGACTGTAGATGAAAGGGTTAAGCATTGGTGTGACCACAGTGTACATTACCGAGGCAATTTCACTTGAGTGTGAGCTCTGGGTAGCTGAAGAGCTAAGGTACACTCCTAAGCTCGTACAATAAAATAAGGAGACAACTGAGAGGTGAGATACACAGGTAGAAAAGGCTTTAAGCTTTCCCTGAGCTGACGAGATTCCATATATGGAGGAAACTATCTTAGAGTAAGAGTAAAGTATCCCAGACAGGGGACCACCAGCCAGCAGCCCAGCTGCAAAATACATCACCATGTCATTAAGAAAGTTGTCAGAACAGGCAAGTTGGACCATCTGATTGAGTTCACAGAAATAGTGAGGGATTTCTAGCTCTCCACAGAAGGACAATCTCAACACCATTAAGGTTTGTAACAAGGAATGAAGGACACTGATGGCCCAGCTAACCAGAACCAGAATTCCACAGATTTGGGGATTCATGATGACTGTGTAGTGTagggggtggcagatggccacaaagcggtcataggccattacCGTCAGGAGGAAGTCATCCAACCCCGCAAACAGTGTAAAAAAAAACATCTGGGTGATGCAGCCTTCATAGGTGATAACTTTGCTCTGTGTCTGGATGTTCCACAGCATctttgggatggtggtggaggtgaagcagatgtctacaaaggacaggttggagaggaagaagtacatgggggtgtggaggtgggagtctGAGCTGACggccaggatgatgagcaggtttCCAAACACAGTGACCAGGTACATGCAGAGGAAAAGTCCAAATACGAGGGGCTGTAGTTCTTGTTCCTCTGAGAGTCCgagaagaagaaattctgaaaCTTCTGTGATGTTCTTTGGTGCCATATAGTGGAAGCGACTACAAGTAAAGGGAAAAAACGTGACTAATTTTCATGCAAGTGAACATTACTCATGTTGTTGAAATGCTACCTTATGTATTTTGTGATTAGGAAATTAATGTCAATATTTTGTTCATGCAATGAGTACAGTGTTTTGGTAATCAAAACTCCTGAAATCCAGTCATGGAGAATCAatgtagcaaataaaaataaatacagtcatATGGTGACACATACtatgaataaaatgaaagcaaGTGTAAAGGAAAGAGTAAAGAAGGGATGTTATTTTTATGGGTGTTCAGGTAAGACCACAAATAAGTCGACATTTGAAAAGAGACCTCATGGAAGAGAGAACAGGAGCCATGAACTTATCAGGAGAACTGTGTACCTGGCAGGgagaacagccagtgcaaaggccctggggaagGTGCTCGTTTAAGATGTTTTAGTTGAAAAAAGGAAACTGGTATGGTGAGGGAAATGAATAGGAGGGAGAGTGAGGAGAGATGGTGTCAGAGGATGTTGAGCAAGGtggtctccttgctgctgctgagaCTGAAAGTTACAAGGAGTCCCTCCTCCATATTACATTTCTTTAGCACTTTATGAAATTGCTGCAAAGGGggcctgtatttttttttttggaggtgggGGCTCTGTTGactcttcattgctgtgtacaggcttctgtagttgcaggttctctagttgtggtgaattGGTTTacttgccccgtggcatgtgggatcttagttcccagaccagagattgaacctgcatcccctgcattggaaggctgattcttaacccctgaaacaccagggaagttgTAGCCTATATGTTTAAATGAATCTCTTCTTTAGTACCTTTTGCTGATTGAGTTCTGGCCTCTGTGTATGAGAATCACTGTGGAATATGTGAGCTCAGTACCCCTGCTCTGAAGACTTCTCACCCTTCGCAAGGcaagaaaacaaaagacacacAATAAGACCGTGGCTTCCTAGGCTGTGTTATTTCCATGAATTTTTCACCCTTAACAACCACAAATGATTTAGAGTTAGATACAATTCAAGTTGATCAGATAAGATTATGTACAAATGGTATTCAGAAATTCCAGTTTGTAATTTTCCTAGGTATCAATGAAACTTGGTGTTTAATTTTGGTATGACCATTTTATACCATGTATTAAagacatataattttttttcagtgttcaaCTATATTATATGTCAGTATTGTATCTTTAAAtatggatgtatatatatatggggctgtcctgatagctcagttggtaaagaatccgcttgcaatgtgggagatctgggtttgatccctggattgggaagatccccaggagaacagaaaggctacccaccattctggcctggagaattctatggactgtatagagttggacatgactgagcatatatatatgcctacaaggagatcaaaccagtcaagcctaaatgaaatcaaccctgaatattcattggaaggactgatactgaagctgatgctccaacaatttggccacttgatgcaaagagctgactcattgggaaagaccctgatgctgggaaagactgaaagaaaaggaGATGGGGGTAGCAAAGAATAAGGTGGTTATATCACATCAGTGATTCAATGGACagggatttgagcaaactccgagagatagtgaaggataggggagcctggcgtgctgtagtccagggggtcacaaggtttcagacacgacttagcaactgaacaatagcaacaacaacatatatttcTACACATGAGcgaaagagagaaatagagaatgGACATGAAAGAGAATACAGATCTAATAAACTCAAATGGTCCCTGAGAGACTGTGGTCAGAAAATTTCTTTGGTTCTTATAACATTTCACATGCTATTATATTCCTTTGATGCCCagcagaaattattaaaaagaaaaaataaatttatctagAGTAGCAATAACTTATGGTCTAAAATACTTATGGGTTGAATGACCCAAGAGAAAAATGAGTAAAGGGAACAAAATAGCACTTCACAAAAGGATGCTTACAAAGCACAATGGATAGGAATTGAACATTGGCCATTTTTAATATCAGGCAGAAAAACTTGTTTTTCCTGtccttatttcattttcatttgactAAGTGTTTTTATACGAAAGCAGAGGAGCAAACCTCTTTCTCCCCTTTTATATGTGACATCttgtttcttgttgttgttattcttggattttaatctttttttttgatgagtcctAAGGGTGCACTCTAGCCCTGGTTCTGATCTTTGCCCAAAAGATCAAAAGTCCATACACATAAAACCTGGATACACCATGACAGTTTCAACCTGTCACCAACACTCTTCATGTTAGTCATCTAGGGATATTGTATTATACACTTATTTCCTTCATTGCACTCTGTCTTCCCAATTATAATGCTTGGTCCATACATGGAGGGACTTCAGctgttttgtttatctttgtattttaacTGAGTATGTAAATGTATATGCCCTTGTATAAAAATGAATTTCGATAAATGAAAAgttaggaaataaaaagaataacaaagagaaTGAAACCAAGTTAAATAGCATGGTTTCAAGACTGTGGTAAACAGAATTGAATGGAGCACTGAAAACTAActgaagaagaaatataatagaaaaaagtTATGTTATCAATATgtatcgaagaaggcaatggcaccccactccagtgctcttgcctggagaatcccatggatggaggagcctagaaggctgcagtccatggggttgttgagggtcggacatgactgagcgacttcacttccacttttcactttcatgcattggagaagaaaatagcaacccactccagtgttcttgcctggagaatcccagggacagggaagcctggtgggctgccgtctatggggtcacacagagtcggacacgactgaagtgacttagcaattagCAATCaatatgtattaataaaattGGCAATgatcaaaatacaaaataatatgaTATATAATGTTCCTAGAGTAATCTGGCATGTAGCATATGCTCAGTtactatttgttaaataaatcagGACTTAGGTCTCCTTATATATGGACATTTAATATATGTCAAGGTTGCATTTCAATTTATTTGGAAAGACTGAAATGTTCCTAAAGCTGGCATAAATATCTATCTTGTAAAAAATGGTTTCTCGCCTACCTcaaacattttacaaatattagAGACATTACATCCTTAGTGTAAGAATAGCCAGCACATTTTAGATGAACCTTTTGACatggaaatataaatatgaatgggGGGGGGGGAGAATCACCTTAAATAATGCAAAAGACTCAGAAACAAGACAATAGACCTatataactaaataaaattaaaaaaaatttaaggccaAATATATGCCTTacaaataaactgaaaaacaatctttttaaagaattatttgaaAGGCTTATATATGTAGAAAAATGGGCATATAAtatgtgttgctgttcagttctAATATgtgacataataataataattattgtttttgttgtttagtcactaagtcatgtccgattcttttgtgaccccatggactgtagcctgccaagctcctctatccatgggatttttcaggcaagcatactggagtgggttgccatttccttcttcagggaatttattttcttgacccagggacggacccatgtctcctgcactggcaggcaaattctaacttaccactgagccaccacagaagcccacacATAATAATAATAGGCAAATCAAAAAGGTGACCAAATATATAAATCTTTGCTCTAGCTCAGTATGTAGTTTAAGAAAGCAACAAGAAATCTCTTTCCTACCATGGTCCTGGGAAAAATCTTGAAGACTGATCAAATCTGAGCTGGGAACTTCTGGACTAGAAGCAAAGgagactctgatttttttctggCAGAAATGTGAAGTGTTATAATGTTTTAGGGAAAACCTGAAGACAGATATAAACATTCAAAATACAGATATtctgcatgatacaggatgctcggggctggtgcactgggatgacccagagggatggtatggagaggaagaggggttcaggatggggaacatgtgtacacccatggctgattcatatgaatgtatggcaaaaaccagtacaatattgtaaagtaattagcctccaattaaaataaataaatttatattaaaaaaacaaaatacagataTTCTTTAATTAAGGGTTCTCCAGTGTTGGcaccagagaaggtgatggcaccccactctagtactctagactggaaaatcccatggacggaggaacctggtaggctgccgtccatggggtcgtgaagagtcagacatgactgagcgacttcactttcacttttcactttcatgcattggagaaggaaatggcaacccactcccgtgttcttgcctggagaatcccagggacgggggagcttggtgggctactgtctatggggttgcacagagttgggcatgactgaagtgatttagcagcagcagcagtagcagtgttgGCACCATTGACATTCTGAGCCAGATCACTGTTTGTGTGGCATCTGTGCATTATAAGATATTTAGAGCATCCCTGACTCTATAGAGCCTTCCATGTGTGACAGACAAAAATCCCTGAGGTATGAAACCATCCACAGTTAGAGTCAGAGCTTGAATTTCACT
It includes:
- the OR7A85 gene encoding olfactory receptor family 7 subfamily A member 85, whose amino-acid sequence is MAPKNITEVSEFLLLGLSEEQELQPLVFGLFLCMYLVTVFGNLLIILAVSSDSHLHTPMYFFLSNLSFVDICFTSTTIPKMLWNIQTQSKVITYEGCITQMFFFTLFAGLDDFLLTVMAYDRFVAICHPLHYTVIMNPQICGILVLVSWAISVLHSLLQTLMVLRLSFCGELEIPHYFCELNQMVQLACSDNFLNDMVMYFAAGLLAGGPLSGILYSYSKIVSSIYGISSAQGKLKAFSTCVSHLSVVSLFYCTSLGVYLSSSATQSSHSSEIASVMYTVVTPMLNPFIYSLRNKDIKRVMQAFFRKAALNRPFVFS